The sequence aatTATTTAAGAACCCTCCTACGTAGATATGGGGAAAATAGaattattgaagaaaaaaacgccgaACAATTGCTACCTCACAATTCATTCAATCCAAAATGGTATATCCTACCAAAAATCAATAAACCACAGGGACCTCCTCCTGGCCGCCCAATTATAGCCGGAATAAGATCAACTACTTCTTTTATTTCCGGCTATATTGATTGGTTATTGTCACCACTATTAATCCACATTCCATCATTCTTCAAAGATACAAGAGATTTGATACTTTTCTTAGAACAGTTCCAATGGCAGGATACTTATGCTCTTGCCTCCATAGACGTTGagggcctgtacacccgcatccctcaggaTTGCCCAAaattctcaaagactattaggaatggactgctgggtattattccgtctacagactagtataaccagcaaaaCACAGAGTTGCACTCTGTTAaggtttctccagctgagccagcttgttcaaatgtatgaggaaacacacagctctctgcccctctgtagaacaatgctgtagaaagtaagTGGGAGGTTAATcgttgcagtaaaaattattttctgtgaaaaacgcactgctctctgtccaccagaacgctgacatGACTGCGAGGTGAAACGTTGCTGGAAAAAAAGTTTCTGTGTACCATAcaggctgtccatcctatctctctgcagtgaaaggatgaagtgactagtcggaatatggctgccgattatatagggctgtgacatcacaggggtgactggctgctgattcagggtcatcccgcttgcCCTTGTTCCAgttttcccaggattccttgccccatgtcctcacaagtggatccgccattttagatgccctggagcctggatcacactaaatggagtttaatgaagcaatttgcgcgatagaatcacggtgatattcgcattcgttgtgaattgattttttcatgaaatttgtaacgaatttggattcgtcatattcgattcgctcatctctaatcataacaTGCTTGTGTTAACATATAAAATAACTTTTGATCTATATATTACTTTGTTCATTCTTTCTACATTTCTCTGGGAGTCTGGGGGAGTTTCTCTGGTAGCATGATgagctccccctccctctcccctgtcatgaggtctgcacaaacatttttacatttgctaaGCTTTTTGCCTAAAGTGCATACTCtaataactctaatgcagccatgtgaaagTACAAGTACACAAGAAAAAGTACAcaagaaaaacctgcattttgtgtcaaaaaaataaacagttttaCTTTTGCACAGCTTTGTGCCAAAAGTGTATGttttttataaccctaaagcagccatgtggaatatatatggtgcaaatacacaataaataagttattaaaatgaccaaagagaaaccatttttCATATAAATGATGATTTAGCACCTTGTGTTGCCTGTCACTGAACATGGAAATGCTTCTATTCTGAAAAGACTGCAAGCTGTCTGGATCTCGCAGGTGTTCAGCTCATGCTAGTGAAGGCTGAAATATACACAGCGGAGAGATAACCACACACCCCTCATGGTCAAAGCCTTGCTTTCCAGGGTTAGTttgcaaaattaaagagacagagaccccaagtggccattttttttaaatatctttagcaataatttttttatgaagtatattaggaaaatgcttagtttttaaggaagtaGCGAATGAAAAAAAGATGTTTTTAACAACAGCAatgctttaacctgttcaggacccagtgagtacgggtacgtcctgacaccctggtacttaaggacccaggatttacctgtacgcccgtgggaatttcagtccccgccgtgcgccgagcggggaccggaccggggtgtctgctgatatcgatcaacaggcaccccacgcaaatgcccaggggggtcatcagaccccccatgtcggcgatcggcacaaatcgcaagtgaattcacacttgcgatttgcaccgattttgggtcatacgggtctatggtgacgcgGAATATAATGGGGACCGCGGTTGTCCATGTCACTTACGATCCCCcacaagggataggagtgaggtggcaggggtgccacccctccaatccctgctattggtcatcaaaagcgatgaccaatagcagatcgggggcgggggggttaacttccgttttccccgttctgcccacccacattaggcggggcagaacggggaaccaaaggggaccgggcaccgaagatccacttacccgtcggtgaaGGCTGCGGGACACGATCTGCTGCGGTGATCGGCACGGGCAGCATgttgtgcggcagaagaggacggctccctggatcctatggaagccggtaagttgcctagcaacatctggagggttacagtctgagaccactatacagtggtctctacactgtagccctccagatgttgcaaaactacaactcccagcatgcccagacagctgtttgggcaagctgggatttgcagttttgcaacagctggaggtctacagtttagagatcactgcacagtgatctctatactgccctctagatcttgcaaaaatacaactcctagtgtgcccacatagcagtttgctgtgtgtgcatgctgggatttgtagttttgcaacatctggaggtccacagtttggagatctctgtacagtggtctctaactgtagccctccagatgttgcaaaactgcaaatcccagcatgcccaaacagctgtctcggcatgcttgtagttgtagttgtgtacctcaagctgttgcataactacatctcccagcatcagttaggtaacagaacctaactgaaggttttccaaccagtgtgcctccagctgttgctaaactacaattcccagcatgcacagtctgtcagtacatgctgagagttgtagttttgaaacagctggaggtttcccccccccccccccatgtgaatgttcagggtacattcacacaggcaggtttacagtaagttacctgcttcaagtatgagctgcggcaaatttttcgctgagGTGCAAATTTCTatcgggaagctcactgtaacccgACAGTgcaaacgtaccctaaaaacactacactacactacactaacacataataaagggtaaaacactacatatacacccccttacactgaccccccccccccaaaaaaaaatgaaaaacttattgtacagcagtgtttccaaaacggagcctccagccgttgcaaaacaacaactcccagcatttccggacagccactgcctgtccaggcatgctgggagttgagcaacagctggaggcacaatgtttgggaatcactggcatagaatacccctatgtccacccctatggaatccctaatttagtcctcaaatgcgcatggcgctctctcacttcggagccctgtcgtatttcaaggaaacagtttagggccacatatggggtatttccgtacttggtagaaattgcactaaaaattttggggggctttttctccttttaccccttaagaaaaggaaaagttgggggctacaccagcctgttagtgtaaaaaaataaatttagtgtaaaaaaataaattttatactgacatgctggtgttgccccatactttttattttcacaagtgttaaaaggaataaaagacccccaaaatttgtaacacaatttctcctgagtacggaaatacctcagatgtggccgtaaaatgctctgcgggcgcacaacaaggctcaagagtgagagcgcactatgtacatttgaagcctaaattggtgttttgcacaggggtggctgattttacagcggttctgccataaatgcaaaaaaagaaatacccacatgagaccccattttggacactgcactcctcacggaacgtaacaaggagtatagtgagcctgaacaccccacaggtgtttaatgaaaattcctcaaagttggactgaaaaatgtaaaaaaaacgttttttcactaaaatgctggtgttaccctaaatttttcattttcacgtggaaaaataggaaaaaaagccccccaaaatttgtaaccccattacttctgagtaagaacatacataCTTACATGTCTTATATAGAcatggaaagtgctctgctggcgcactacaatgctcagaagagaaggagcgccattgggattttgaagagaaaatttgtctggaattgaaggccacgtgtgtttacaaagcccccatagagtcagaacactggaccccccccccacatgtgatcccattttgaaaactacacccctcacataatttaataaggggtgcagtgagtctttacaccccacaggtgtctgacagatttttggaacagtggtccgtgaaaatgaaaaataaaatttttcatttgcacagcccactgttccaaagatctgtcaaacaccagtggggtgtaaatactcactgcaccccttattaaattctgtgaggggtatagattccaaaatggggtcacatgtgggggggggttccactgttctggcaccacgggggctttgtaaatgcacatggcccccgacttctattccaaccaaattctgtctccaaaagcttaatggcgctcctcctcttctgagcattgtagtgcgccagcagagcacttgacatccacacattaggtatttccatactcagaagaaatggggttacaaatttttggggtcattttctcctatttccccttgtaaaaatgtaaaatttgggggaaaaccagcatttttgtgaaaaaaaaaatatattttttcatttacacatccaactttaacaaaaagtcgtcaaacacctgtgaggtgttaaagctcactgtaccccttgttgcgttccttgaggggtgtagttttcaaaatagtatgccatgtgttttgttttgttttttgctgtcctggcaccataggggcttcctaaatgcgacatgccctccaaaaaccatttcagcaaaatttgcttttcaaaagctaaatgtgactctttctcttctgagtattgtagtacgccagcagagcacttgatttcccaatttttggggtattttgtcctattatcccttgtaaaaaaaaattgaaattttggggaaaactagcattttagtggaaaaaaaatcatttacacatccaactttaacaaaaagttgtgaaacacctgtggggtgttaaggctcactgggccccttgttacgtgccttgaggggtgtagtttccaaaatggtatgccatgtgtttttttttttttttgctttcttaatgtgacatgccccacaaaaaacatttcagaaaaactcactctccaaaatcccattgtcgctccttcccttctgagccctctagtgcacccgcagaaaacttaacatacacatatgaggtatttctttacttgaaagaaattgggttacacagtttaggaagatttctctccttttaccccttgtaaaaattcaaaaactgggcctacaagaacatgccagtgtaaaaaatgaagattttgaattttctcattcaattttctgctattcctgtgaaacacctaaagggttaagaaacctttcaatgtcattttgaatactttaagtggtgcagtttttataatggggtcatttgtggggtatttctaataagaaggcccttcaaatccacttcaaaacagaactggtccctgaaaaattttgagaaaaattggaaaattgctgctgaactttgaagccctctgatgtcttccaaaagtaaaaacatgtcaactttatgatgcaatcataaaatagacatgttgtatatgtgaatcaatatatcatatatttggaatattcattttccttataagcagagagcttcaaagtaaaaaaaaatgcaacattttcaattttttcatctaattttggaatttttcaccaagaaacgatgcaagtatcgacaaaattttaccactaacataaagtagaatatgtcacgaaaaaacattctcggaatcagaatgaaaggtataagcatcccagagttattaatgcttaacttgaaagtggtcagatgttcaaaaaatggccgggtcctatagtgaaaattggctgggtccttaaaggagtactctgattcaTAAATGTATATCCCACAAATGTTCCCCATGGCTGTACCTCTCTGGCCATGTACTTCTTGTTGCAATTGGTCCAGCCGTTCTCCCGGTGCAGCGCTCCGTATTTCATAGCACTTCCTGGCTATGGTGGTGTGGAGGGTGACGTAAAAATCATCATCCCCCATGCTGCCTTGCTTCAAGTTCCTGTCCCTCTgtgcctccctcctcctcctcagcccctcccctccctcctgctctcccctccccaataggCAGACTACTGTGAATCATTAGGTCCATTTTGCATTTGGTCATGTGCATAGGACGGGTGTTACGTTACTTTCATGTGTAACTCCTTTTGTGAATGACAGCGTAACTATCAGGGATATTACTGGACAAGGAAGATCACATGCCTGGTCCAAAGTAAATGCTGAGTGCGCAGGCGCACGCAGCTCAGCATGATAGGAGGGATGCTGGGGAGGCGTTTACTCAGCCGAGCGAATGCCGGCTAAGCAAATGAAGGGGGCATGCATATTTAGGAGTGGGAGTGACCGTCTCGAGGGTGTGGGGGCCGGCATACAGTGGGGAGGATACAGAGAACGATGACGCTTCGTTCTCAAGATGGCTGCGGATGGCTGCATAATGGGGAACGAAAGTCATAATCCACACAGACCAGCTGTACTTCCGGTTTTCACAAAACACTGTGATGGCTGCCTGCAAGTCAATGGAGGtgatttattatgttatataactttggcaATGCTTGCTATTGGTGGAGAAAAGTTTTgcttcagagtactcctttaagggtaaaGATCAAATTTCAGACATTAGTTGGAAAATCAACATTTATCCACTTTAATAGGGTCATGTATAATAATGGTATTGTTGAAAGGGCATTTTGGTTGAATTCAAGCATTTATATCAGTACTAAAATCCCATAACCCATGTCAAACTACTAAGCTCCATCAGATGCCTTACTGATGTTTACTGCGGgtcttttcaaattttttccatttctttcagtgaccagtttcagaacaaagaagaaaaaatgagATCGGCAATTCCACATGTTGTGAAATTTAATATTGAGAAAGAAAATATGACGGATCCGATAGTCTTACCACCAGCAGATTGTATCATCAGCGCTTGGCTCCTGGATGTTATCTGCAAAGATGAAAATGATTACAGGAGATATCTCAGGAAGTTCTCAGGGTTACTGAAACCTGGAGGACAGCTGATGATAATTGGGCTTTTAGATACAACATATATCACAGTTGGGAAAGATAAGATCCATGTTCTCAAATATAATGAGGATTTTGTTAGGAAAGCTCTAGTCGGAGAAGGATTTGTTATAGATAACTGTGTCGTTCAGAAGAGAACAAATGTGAGTGACCTTATTGACTATAAGGCCATCATGTTTATTGCAGCTCACAAGGAGAAGTAGGTGTAAGTCTAAACTTACAAGCTAAGCTATGTTCAGGTTTTCTCCATGCCTCCTTTAGAAGCTATACATTAGAATATGTACATTCTGAATTTATACTGGAAGTTTTTCTAGCTGCAGAATGTGTTCACATAAACTGATTTAAAGTGTccctatcattaaaaaaaaaaaaacttttggcacGTCACAGaggcatgtgaaaagttttggcTGTTTGGGGTGTTTGTGCAAAGACCCCCAATCGATCAGACGAACGAGCAGTGAGAGGCGCGTGGTAGAGCATTTCACTCCTCGCCCATCAGTGATCTCCTTCCTACAGCCCCATAGACTTTTAATTGGCCCAGAATGGAGATCACTTTAGGCTAGGGAGTAAAGCTTTCTACTACGTGCTTCTTCCCGCTCATTCTccagatcagtgggggtctcagtgctgaaacACTGATTGATGACAATGTTTTAAAATGACAATGACACTTTAAACAAAACCTTAAATCTGCAAGATAAGAGTCTGTGTGTAAAACAGCTTTAAAAAAGaacttaataataaaaataagtgtTTCCTCCATAATCCTATTTACCTAATAAATTTATAGAGAATCCCGTAAATGTGGTCTAATATAGATGTTATTTAGCATGATAGATTCCAAAGTGACTTTATGATTAGTACTTTGCTTTTAAAATTCTAAAACTGCAACTTCATTTTAAAGTGAATGGCCATCTTTGAAAATTCTTTATTTTAGTTTACTTTAGTGATTATTTCTTTATATAATCCTCTATTAGCAAatatattatctttttttttcccttcacagAACTTTAAATCCCCTAcatagacatttaaaggggtactccgctgcaagacatcttatcccttatccaagggataggagataagatgtctgatcgtgggggtattgctgctcccccccccctcccgatctCCCACAGCACCTGGCTTCCTAGACAAACACGGCCTACTCAGgcagtgatcgtgatgtcatggccacacccctcgtgatgtaacaccatagacatgaatggagggggtgtggtgtgacagcaAGTGGGGGcgcggatgtgacatcatgatcacggcCTCCAGCTATAAGCATTCTgaaaaaaatgttcagaacgctggagtaccggagtacccctttaaaggaaatctgtccacTGTATTTTCTACTAAGAGCTGTAGACACTGTGGAATAGCTGGTATGGTATCTAAGAAAACTGTACCTTCCCTGCTGGAACTGATTGTGGTTGCAAAACTTATAAAATGACAGTTTTATTTTCAGCCTAGTGTCAATGGGGCAAGCTGTGCCTCCTTGACGGGGAGACTGGAAGGTAAATGGAAGCGGAGAGGTGTGCCTGGCTGTAGCACCTGAGAAGCTTGGCTCTGTCTCTTTGACACCTGGATAAGGTATGAAAAGTCAATTGTATATCTTTGCCAACcatcatcagctccaggaaatggACAGTTTGGTTTTCTACCCTGACAGCTATCCAGTGGAGTCTGTACTGCTGACAGAATACCCTTTGTATTATAGAAATCTATCTATGTTAATCATACACTAGAGGGAGCCTAGGAGCCTGGAATGTCACTAttgaattccttaaaggggtactccacccatagacatcttattccctatccaaagtataagggataagatgtctgatcacaggtatcctgatgctggggacccctgcgatctcggttgcagcaccccagacattcagtgcaaggagcgaacttcgctccatgccggatgattagtgatgcagggtggaggctcgtgacgtcaccaccatgcccgcttgtgacatcacggccacaccccctcgatgtaagtgtatgggagggggcatggcagccgtcatgccccctcccatagacatgcattgagggggcgtggccgtgatgtcacaagcttctggcactgcacccaatgctctaaataaacaccgggtgcagcagagagattgcgggacccccgcgatcagacatcttataccctatcttttggataggggataagatgtcttgaggcgaagtacccctttaagacctgtaTACAAACTTCTCTCAATAGTGACTATTAAAGCCATAACATATAATTGAAATCTATGATCACCaaaagagatgagcaaactttttaatAGTCCACTTTGGCTTAactttagcaaaaaaaaagttctgtGCAGGTTGAACTAGTTAAGACTGAACCCGAAACTCACCAATAGCTTTAAAACATATGTAAAACAGTATAAAagcctgtataacactgttacCATTGAGTGTATCTCAGTACTTTTTATTTGTCTTTAACCTCTTCCTGGCCCAGGACGTATAGGCACTCATCTCAGTTGCTGACATGTTTGTGTaactggatgtatgcatacgtcctaacaATCACCTGCACAGCATTATGCACTGCAGGAGATCAGTTgggggacccggctgtcaatcacaactGGGGTCACAGCTGCTGAGACCGGGATCGCACCAGTCTCTGCAGCATTAACCCCGTAGAAGTTGTGATCAGTCCCCCAACGGTGACCCAGCAATGTGATCGATGGGTCCcgctggttgccatggcagcaggaggccagctgatggcctcctatCTACCTAACATagtagcctgtgaggtccagccacaGGCTGAATCGCACAGGTTGAGTGGCAGTATAAGACTGACAGTTATGAGGTGCTATGTTATGCTATGTACAGTATAGCATTAAAGATAAAAAgggaaaagtataaaaataaaacatttttcaattaataaaataaaataaattccccttttcccaataaagccCTAAATTATTAACTGCCCCACCCCAAGCCCCCCCCAAAACACCCCAAACCTATACATAACAGGTATTGCCACATCTGTGTTCTCTTGTAAAGTAAAACAATAATGTTGTTTACCCTACACGGTGAACCTCGTGAAAAAAAAACGATGTTCCAAAACATGGAATAaagaagatcaaaaggtagcatgtatcacaaaaattgtaccaataagaagtacaggtcatcatgcaaaaataagcccttaaaggggtacaccgccccagacatcttatcccctatccaaaggataggggataagatgtcagatcgccgtggtcccgctgctggggagccccggaatCCCCGCtttggcactgcgctatcattacagcacagagcgagtttgctctgcacgtaatgacgggcaatacaggggccggagcatcgtaacaccacggctccgcccctcgtgacgtcacatcccgcccctttcaatacaagtctatgggagagggcgtggcggttgtcatgccccctgccatagacttgcattaggggACAGGccgggatgtcacgaggggcggagccatgaaatcacgctgctccgtcccctgtatcgcctgtcattacgcacagagcgaactcgatcccggggctccccagcagcgggaccacggcgatctgacatcttatcccctaccctatgtctaggagcagagtacccctttaacacaatggTATtggacaaaaaaattaaaaagcaatggctgtcagaacatgacaacagaaaaaatagattttgttgtgaaaagaaaaaaatatataaaaagctaaaaaaaattgggtgTCGCCATattcgtaccgacccacagaataaagaaaacatcatttttactgcacagtgaattAACTAAAAGACATAATAAAAAAGCCATTTTCCAATCTTTCACAatattcacaaaaaatgctgcatgaatcaacaaagatttaccactaatagaAAGTACCATATGTCACGAGAAGCATCGCTCAGGAATAACatgtcaaagttattaccacttaaagagttacccccaaaggataggggataagatgtctgattgcagggggtctgggtgctgggaacccccacgatcactgTGCACGCATCTGGTGTTCTGTAAAAAGCAAGTTTCCGGCAGCTGTGATGGTGACGTCTCATGGGGGCATGGTGTGAAGTCACGATCACAGCCACCGGAACCCAGCTTCTGAACACATTGTTCAGAATGCCGGATGTATGCAcggtgattgtgggggtcccagagaccagaccccccctgtgatcagacatcttttccactattctttgcataggggataagatgtctaggggcaaaggtCCCCTTAAAGGTAAAAACAGGCAGCGTCTTTAAGGGGCTAAAAGagttgtctggtgaaaaataaattatcccctatccaaggaaaggggataaattatagttcgcggggggcccgcgcgctgggaccccagcgatctcctgtacggggcctctgcagtttgccggaagctgacgtctgtaccccACAGGAaatacaccccctccatgtatctctatcggGTACATGGAGGCAAGTGTTGGCCGGCGCTCCGTGCGGGTACAACACACCCCCCTCCAGCCAACTCCCACGaaggagatcgcagggatcccagcgctcggaccccccccccgtgatctataacttatcacctatcctttggatagggaataagttatatttcaccagacaactcctttaaggtAAACAATGCTGAAACTTTGGCAACATGCATGGCTATGGGTAAACAGATGGTACCACATAGTAACTAACAGCTTATTTAAAAATACATTGCtttggagatttttatgctttgtaaaataaataaaaaataaaactgcccCAAAAGTCTTGCTTTCTGGTGTCAGGTGTgaagaaataacaaaaaaaaaagtatgtaaagcCCAGGACTCATAGAAAATGGTAAACAATTACACCTTGGCAACTATTATTTCTGTACTCATTCTCTTACGGGATCTTTGGTGTTTACTTTCTTATTATTTTACCTACTTTATTTGGTTAATGTCACATTACGCTCTTTGTTACCATTGTTTAAAATAAATCTATCAAACCTACAGTATACGGATAGTTTCCATCCAATATTATTTGTGCTGAGCGCATATGTTTGTTATTCATCTTTTCTTTATTAATCTCTTAAATACTTCTTGTAGGCATTTTTAATGATATGCATTTAATAAAAGAATTGATTTTGTCAAGTTATTTGCTTGTCTTTTCTTAAATGATCATATTTTTAAGTGTGGGAATAGTGCAACTATTACTACTTATATGTATCAGTGACTATCTATTTAATCTATGGCCAAGGAGTGAATTGTAGCTCCGAAACAGCAgataaaactgtataaagctatgATTAACAATAAATCAATACAGAATTATAATTACATTTAGAATAAAGAGAATAGAAATAGAATAGAAAGAGAATAAAATAGCCCGAGGCTGCACATGCATGTAAACCCCCTTATATACACAACTTACACAGAATAGGCAGACATGTACTAGGAAGCACACTagaagggtgg is a genomic window of Hyla sarda isolate aHylSar1 chromosome 10, aHylSar1.hap1, whole genome shotgun sequence containing:
- the LOC130294445 gene encoding indolethylamine N-methyltransferase-like, producing MDSTSYKLYHVHGWDSRQHLEDYFSDKPNMVFEEDALKFPMENLTKTFSEGHIRGDILIDLTVGSLVHHFYAACEFFQHIIVLKVSDRCIMELKRWLDTRTGAFHWGHATKLHGEIQGSSDQFQNKEEKMRSAIPHVVKFNIEKENMTDPIVLPPADCIISAWLLDVICKDENDYRRYLRKFSGLLKPGGQLMIIGLLDTTYITVGKDKIHVLKYNEDFVRKALVGEGFVIDNCVVQKRTNVSDLIDYKAIMFIAAHKEK